The nucleotide window GAAATCGACATCGGCCCCGGCGAACAGCGGGTACAGCTCGAGATTGCGTGCGCCCGGCTCGCTCGCCAGCAGCCGCGCGTTGTCGGGGTTGTAGAAGCGCACCAGCCGCGCGGCGACCGCGAACTCCGTGGCCATCTCCGGGTCTGTGGCCTTCAGGCCCTGGGAGCGCAGAGTGGTGATCCTGTCCCACACCTGCGGGTGCTGCCTGGCCAGCTCGGCGTTGATGTTGGCGTGGTTGGCCTGCCACATCTCCGGGCCGTGCAGGCTGTTGGCGATGGTCAGCGACAGCAGCGACTCCGGGTGGTCCAGGGCGAGCGCCTGGCCGAGGAGCCCACCGTAGGAGAACCCGTAGACGTGCACCGGTCCCAGTCCCAGCTCGTCGATGAGTGCCGCGATGTCCGCCACGTCCTCGGCGAAGGTGATGTCGGCGAGGTCGGCGGGATGTTCCGAGCGTCCCCGCCCGTGCAGGTCGACGTAGATCAGCCGGTGGGTGCCGGCGAGCCCGGTGAAGAACGGATGGAAAATCACATGGGACCCGGCCGGGCCGAGCCCGGCGAGCAGCAACAGCGGGCTCCCGTCTCCCTCGGTCTCCACCCACAGCCGGTGCCCTCGTACGTCGTAGTGACGGCCGGGCGGGTGGCCGACCTGCGTGGCGTTCTCCTGGGACATTCGTCCTGCCTTTCTTTTGGTGGGGGGATCACGTGCTCACCGTCGACCGTCACCTTGCGGACGGCCAGGTAGGCCATGAGGGCGGCGGCGACCGCGGTGCCGGCAAGCGCGAGGGCGACCGTGGCGAATCCGGTGACCGCGGCGGACCGGCCCGGTCCGGGTGCCATGGCCAGGTAGGCCGTGCCGAACACGGCCACCCCGATCACCCCGCCGATCCGCGACGTCGTGTTGAACAGCCCGCTGATGTCCGCGGCATGGCGGGAGGACGCGACGCCGGTGAGGTGGTCGAGTGTGCCGCTGAACGTGGCGCCCAGTCCGAACCCGCCGAGCCCCAGGAAGGTCATCAGCACGGCACCGGCGGTCCTCCCGGAGAGCAGGCCGGCCGCGATGCCCGCGAAGGCGACGGCCATGATGGCCGCTCCGGCGGGTGCGGCCAGGCGTTTACGTGATCCGGACAGCCGGCCGAGGATCGGGCCGGCCACGCCGAAGGCCGCGACCCAGAACACCAGCGCCAGACCCGAGTACGCCGCGCTGGCGCCGAGTCCCCGCTGCAGGTAAAGGGCGAGGACGAACAGGATCGCGAAGTAGGCGGCGGTGGCCACCGCCTGGGAGCTCAGGGCCCAGAAGATCGCCGGCCTCGCCAGCAGGTGCAGGTCGACCATCGGGTGACCACCTCGTGCGGTCGACCGCCGCTGCACCAGCACGAAAGCCGCGAACGCGAGGGGGCTCGCGGCAAGGCTCGCCCACGTCCACCCTGGCCAGCCGAGATCACGCCCGAGGATGAGCGGCAGCACGAGCAGCAGGATCGCGGCGGACAGGGCGATGACACCGCCCAGGTCAAGACGTCGCGACCGGCGCATCGGGTCGGCGGGCAGCGCCCGCCGGCCGACGGCGAGAAGCAGGACACCCAGCGGCACGTTGATCAGAAACACCGGCCGCCACGTCGCACCGAACAGGTTCGCCGAGACCAGCACGCCGCCGAGGATCTGCCCCGCCACGGCGCTGCCGGACAGCACCGCCGCGTACAGCCCGAGGGCCCGCCCACGTGCCCCGCCGTCGAAGCCGAGCTGGATGCTGGTCAGGACCTGCGCGACCATCAGCGCCGCCGCACCGCCCTGGATGATTCGCGCCAGCACGAGCACGACCGCGCTCGGCGCGAGACCGCAGACCAGCGAGCTCAGCGTGAACACTCCCATGCCGAGCAGGAACACCCGCCGGTAGCCGCACATCTCGCCGAGCCGGGCGCTGATGATCAGCAGCATGGCGTAGGCGAGGGTGTAACCGGAGACGACGAGTTCGAGCGCACTGCCGGAGGCGTGCAGACCGGCCCCGATCGAGGGAGCGGCGACGTTGGCGATGGCCGTGTCCACGTTGCCCAGGCACATCCCGCCGAGCAGCGCGGCCAGTGACCAGTACGGCCGCGGTCGTGGTGAAGGCATGAGCCGTCGAACTCCCGATGAATGGATGGCCCTGATTCCCGGTGGGCGGGCAGGAAGTCAGCCAACTCGATGCGCCGGACCGGCGCTGGCGAGTTCTCGCCATCACGTTGCACACGTCAGGACCTGCGGGACAGTCGGTCCGAGTCCCGGGAGACGGCCCGTTTCTTCAGCGGACCAGGCGCAGGACCGCCGCGAGCCCGCGGGGCATGCGGACGTTCCGGTCGCTGGGCAGGAGGTAGACCGGGAGTCCGGCGCGTACCGCCGCGCCGTCCTTGACCGGGTCGTCGCCCACGTAGAGCACCTGCCCGGGGTCGGTGCCCAGCCGCTCGCAGGCGAGGGCGAACAGGGCCGGGTCGGGCTTGGCCAGGCCGTGCTCGCACGAGAGCACGACGGAGTGCAGCGACTCCAGCACCCCCACGCGGTCGAAGGCCGGGCGGATGTCCCAGCCGATGTTGCTGAGCACGCCGAGGCGTACGCCCCTGTCGCGCAGTGTCGTCAGGACCGGCACGGTGTCGGGGTACGGATGCCAGGCGCCGGGGTCGGTCAGGCATTCGTAGAGGGCCTCGGTCAGGTCGGGGCCGAACGGCCCGGCCTCGGCGATCAGCGTGGTCCAGGTCGAACGGTGCGCCTCACGTGACAGGTCGCAGCCTTCGCGCGCCTTGAGGCCCTCGGGCGAGTCGACGTGGCGCAGGGTCCGCCGGATGATGCCGGCGGCCTCGCGTTCGCCGAGTGGTACGTGGTGACGCTCGGCCGCGGCGACCAGCGCCGGCGGGTCGAGCACCCCGGTGTCGTCGAACAGCGTCCCGGAGAAGTCGAACAGGACCGCTTCTACGCGTGCGTCAGCCGGTTCGTCCACGGCCGACAGCATAGATCCCTCGGTCTCCGGTTCGACTGACCAGACGGAACAAGCCGAACCTTTGGCCGAGGCGTAAACGGCTTTGTCCGGGGTATCTTGAGGGATTCGAGTTTTATCGAATGGCCTTTTTTCGGGTCGACCGAACTGGTTTGAAAGGTTCACTCAAAACGGTCTATATTGTCACTATGAGTGCCTCACCGGATGACGGTCTGCCATCAGCCCCGCCTATCGCCACCTCCACCGAACCCAAAGCCAAGCCGCCCGGCTCGATCACC belongs to Actinoallomurus bryophytorum and includes:
- a CDS encoding alpha/beta fold hydrolase; this translates as METEGDGSPLLLLAGLGPAGSHVIFHPFFTGLAGTHRLIYVDLHGRGRSEHPADLADITFAEDVADIAALIDELGLGPVHVYGFSYGGLLGQALALDHPESLLSLTIANSLHGPEMWQANHANINAELARQHPQVWDRITTLRSQGLKATDPEMATEFAVAARLVRFYNPDNARLLASEPGARNLELYPLFAGADVDFIIGGQVARIPDFRPRLKEITVPVMVLAGRYDRALYPALQRQFTEYAPQIRLEFLERSGSFSHVEEPQAVFGLVREFTGR
- a CDS encoding MFS transporter, with product MPSPRPRPYWSLAALLGGMCLGNVDTAIANVAAPSIGAGLHASGSALELVVSGYTLAYAMLLIISARLGEMCGYRRVFLLGMGVFTLSSLVCGLAPSAVVLVLARIIQGGAAALMVAQVLTSIQLGFDGGARGRALGLYAAVLSGSAVAGQILGGVLVSANLFGATWRPVFLINVPLGVLLLAVGRRALPADPMRRSRRLDLGGVIALSAAILLLVLPLILGRDLGWPGWTWASLAASPLAFAAFVLVQRRSTARGGHPMVDLHLLARPAIFWALSSQAVATAAYFAILFVLALYLQRGLGASAAYSGLALVFWVAAFGVAGPILGRLSGSRKRLAAPAGAAIMAVAFAGIAAGLLSGRTAGAVLMTFLGLGGFGLGATFSGTLDHLTGVASSRHAADISGLFNTTSRIGGVIGVAVFGTAYLAMAPGPGRSAAVTGFATVALALAGTAVAAALMAYLAVRKVTVDGEHVIPPPKERQDECPRRTPRRSATRPAVTTTYEGTGCGWRPRETGARCCCSPGSARPGPM
- a CDS encoding HAD family hydrolase yields the protein MDEPADARVEAVLFDFSGTLFDDTGVLDPPALVAAAERHHVPLGEREAAGIIRRTLRHVDSPEGLKAREGCDLSREAHRSTWTTLIAEAGPFGPDLTEALYECLTDPGAWHPYPDTVPVLTTLRDRGVRLGVLSNIGWDIRPAFDRVGVLESLHSVVLSCEHGLAKPDPALFALACERLGTDPGQVLYVGDDPVKDGAAVRAGLPVYLLPSDRNVRMPRGLAAVLRLVR